The following are encoded together in the Lepidochelys kempii isolate rLepKem1 chromosome 7, rLepKem1.hap2, whole genome shotgun sequence genome:
- the RHOBTB1 gene encoding rho-related BTB domain-containing protein 1 isoform X2: protein MWYQEIKHFCPRTPVILVGCQLDLRYADLEAVNRARRPLARPIKRGDILPPERGREVAKELGLPYYETSVFDQFGIKDVFDNAIRAALISRRHLQFWKSHLKKVQKPLLQAPFLPPKAPPPVIKIPECPVTSMNEAEYLLDNPLCADVMFVLQEQNHIFAHKIYLATSSSKFYDLFLMECEESPDFSEIQCSTEKTSRDFLSRSSQLETDGDSDEANLKTSDAKLPTLETDGTLKMLELETEETSSTRGALSSLGKGFVSMHKEIQINPVSNRKCSVTVVKMDSSVQPGPFKTVLQFLYAGQLDENEKDLTRLAQIAEILEVFDLRMMVENIMNKEAFMNQEITKAFHVRKANRIKECLCKGTFSDVTFKVDDGSINAHKPLLICSCEWMSAMFGGSFVESSNSEVVLPNINKISMQAVLDYLYTKQLSSSQELDMLELIALANRFCLPHLVALAEQHAVQELTKASGNGIGIDGEVLSYLELAQFHNANQLAAWCLHYICTNYNSVCSKFRKEIKAKSSDNQEYFERHRWPPVWYLKEEDHYQRAKKEREKEDIALNKHHSKRKWCFWNSSALVA, encoded by the exons ATGTGGTATCAAGAAATCAAGCACTTTTGTCCTCGCACACCTGTTATTTTGGTTGGCTGCCAGCTGGATCTTCGTTACGCTGATCTTGAAGCTGTTAATCGAGCCAGACGGCCTTTAGCAag GCCTATAAAAAGGGGAGATATTTTACCaccagaaagaggcagagagGTTGCCAAGGAACTTGGGTTACCATATTATGAAACTAGTGTATTTGACCAGTTTGGAATTAAGGATGTTTTTGATAATGCGATCAGGGCTGCACTAATATCCAGGAGACACCTGCAGTTCTGGAAGTCACATTTAAAGAAGGTCCAAAAACCTTTACTTCAGGCTCCATTCCTACCTCCAAAGGCACCTCCTCCAGTTATTAAAATTCCAGAGTGTCCTGTAACCAGTATGAATGAGGCTGAATATTTGTTAGACAATCCATTGTGTGCAGATGTTATGTTTGTTCTTCAGGAGCAGAATCACATTTTTGCTCACAAGATTTACCTAGCTACCTCCTCTTCAAAGTTTTATGACCTTTTTTTAATGGAATGTGAAGAATCTCCAGACTTCAGTGAAATACAGTGTAGTACAGAAAAGACCAGTAGGGACTTCCTGTCTAGATCAAGTCAACTTGAAACAGATGGTGACAGTGATGAAGCAAATTTAAAAACCTCTGATGCCAAACTTCCAACACTAGAAACTGATGGGACTTTAAAGATGCTAGAACTTGAAACTGAAGAAACTAGTTCTACAAGGGGAGCTTTGTCCTCCTTGGGCAAAGGGTTTGTTAGTATGCATAAGGAAATACAAATCAACCCTGTATCTAATCGGAAATGTTCTGTAACTGTGGTCAAAATGGATTCCTCTGTTCAGCCTGGgccttttaaaactgttttacaaTTTCTATATGCTGGGCAACTGGATGAAAAtgaaaaagatttgacaagattaGCACAGATTGCTGAAATCTTGGAGGTATTTGACTTGCGGATGATGGTGGAAAATATTATGAATAAAGAAGCCTTCATGAATCAAGAGATTACTAAAGCCTTTCATGTCAGGAAAGCTAACCGGATAAAAGAGTGTCTTTGCAAAGGGACATTTTCTG ATGTGACATTTAAGGTGGATGATGGAAGCATAAATGCCCACAAGCCACTGCTGATATGTAGCTGTGAATGGATGTCTGCGATGTTTGGAGGATCATTTGTTGAAAGCTCAAACAGTGAG GTTGTTCTTCCCAACATAAACAAGATTTCTATGCAGGCAGTTCTGGATTATTTGTATACCAAGCAATTATCATCAAGTCAGGAGTTGGACATGCTTGAATTAATTGCACTGGCAAACAGATTTTGCCTCCCACACTTGGTTGCACTGGCAG AGCAGCATGCTGTGCAGGAGCTGACTAAAGCCTCAGGGAATGGCATTGGCATAGATGGTGAAGTACTCTCCTATTTGGAATTGGCCCAG TTTCACAATGCTAATCAGCTGGCAGCGTGGTGCTTGCACTACATCTGCACCAACTACAACAGTGTTTGCTCCAAATTCCGCAAAGAAATAAAAGCTAAGTCTTCAG ATAATCAAGAATATTTTGAGAGACATCGCTGGCCTCCGGTATGGTACTTAAAGGAAGAAGATCACTACCAGCGTgctaaaaaggaaagagaaaaggaagataTTGCACTGAATAAACATCATTCAAAACGGAAGTGGTGCTTCTGGAATTCCTCCGCTCTAGTTGCCTGA